From Caulobacter segnis, a single genomic window includes:
- the mrdA gene encoding penicillin-binding protein 2 — protein sequence MSEPSIFFFEVNERQGVFHRRAFLLGGFTGAGLLALGGRLAQLQLVEAQRYQKLSAGNQFNYRLVPPPRGLILDRNGVSLASNRPNFRLMINKDKGLDAEAVMDDLAKLVPIDGTRRARVLKELDRAPRKAPVVVMEDLSWEEFSRVNIRAPELPNVTADMGEVRVYPFGGAFAHVIGYVAKVSDRDLEAAKDDATQDQELLHHPGFRIGKQGVEKAFDKDLRGRAGATKAEVDAQGRVVRLDPAGDIPPAPGKEIRLTLDADIQNRALEVMGDESGAIVVMDVRNGDLLAMVSAPSFDANRFVKGLSGAEYKALAEYERKPLLDKSMTGLFPPGSTFKPTVALAALTAGVDPELRINCPGSWYYGGRVWRCWEKGGHGPQNMHDAIKNSCDVYFYQTSLKVGPDAIAVAARAMGFGQLFDIGIPGQKKGNVPDREWKKRAFKKNPANQIWFPGETPSYGIGQGALTVNALQLAVMTSRLANSKKALTPRLIKSVGGVEQPSGAAVPDLPFSQEHLNYVRGGMAAVANDVRGTAYRQSQLGLGDVQMAGKTGTAQVRSYDGVANRKGAGTIWRLKDHNLFVAFAPYDDPRYAVAVIVEHGGMGGATAGAPRAREVMRVALLKDPEIRARIERPAPLPEAAPEDVMEGAAPEDPIETPQSGAAPTAAPTTPQGGPQ from the coding sequence ATGAGCGAACCGTCCATCTTCTTTTTCGAGGTCAACGAGCGCCAGGGTGTCTTCCACCGGCGCGCGTTCCTGCTGGGCGGATTCACGGGCGCGGGCCTTCTGGCCCTGGGCGGGCGTCTGGCCCAGCTGCAGCTGGTCGAGGCCCAGCGCTATCAGAAGCTTTCGGCCGGCAACCAGTTCAACTACCGCCTCGTCCCGCCGCCGCGCGGCCTGATTCTGGATCGCAACGGCGTGTCTCTGGCGTCCAATCGGCCGAACTTCCGGCTGATGATCAACAAGGACAAGGGGCTGGACGCCGAGGCCGTCATGGACGACCTGGCCAAGCTGGTCCCGATCGACGGAACGCGCCGCGCCCGCGTGCTGAAGGAGCTGGACCGCGCCCCGCGCAAGGCCCCGGTCGTGGTCATGGAAGACCTGTCGTGGGAAGAGTTCTCGCGCGTGAACATCCGCGCGCCCGAGCTGCCCAACGTCACCGCCGACATGGGTGAGGTGCGGGTCTATCCGTTCGGCGGCGCTTTCGCCCATGTGATCGGCTATGTCGCCAAGGTCTCGGACCGCGACCTCGAGGCGGCCAAGGACGACGCGACCCAGGACCAGGAACTGCTGCACCATCCCGGCTTCCGGATCGGCAAGCAGGGTGTCGAGAAAGCCTTCGACAAGGATCTGCGCGGTCGCGCCGGCGCCACCAAGGCCGAGGTCGACGCCCAGGGGCGGGTCGTGCGGCTGGACCCGGCCGGCGACATCCCGCCAGCGCCAGGCAAGGAGATCCGCCTCACCCTGGACGCCGACATCCAGAACCGCGCCCTGGAGGTGATGGGCGACGAGAGCGGCGCGATCGTCGTCATGGACGTGCGTAACGGCGACCTCCTGGCCATGGTCTCGGCCCCCAGCTTCGACGCCAACCGGTTCGTCAAGGGACTTTCGGGCGCGGAGTACAAGGCGCTGGCCGAATACGAGCGCAAGCCGCTGCTCGACAAGTCGATGACGGGCCTGTTCCCGCCGGGCTCGACCTTCAAGCCGACCGTGGCCCTGGCCGCGCTGACGGCGGGGGTCGACCCCGAGCTGCGGATCAACTGCCCCGGCAGCTGGTACTATGGCGGCCGGGTCTGGCGGTGCTGGGAGAAGGGCGGCCATGGCCCCCAGAACATGCACGACGCCATCAAGAACTCTTGCGACGTCTACTTCTACCAGACCTCGCTCAAGGTCGGGCCCGACGCCATCGCCGTCGCGGCGCGGGCCATGGGCTTTGGCCAGCTGTTCGACATCGGCATCCCCGGCCAGAAGAAGGGCAACGTTCCCGACCGGGAGTGGAAGAAGCGGGCCTTCAAGAAGAATCCGGCCAACCAGATCTGGTTTCCCGGCGAGACCCCCAGCTACGGGATCGGGCAGGGGGCCTTGACGGTCAACGCCCTGCAGCTGGCGGTGATGACCTCGCGCCTGGCCAACAGCAAGAAGGCCCTGACCCCGCGCCTGATCAAGTCGGTCGGCGGGGTCGAGCAGCCCAGCGGCGCGGCCGTGCCCGACCTGCCCTTCTCGCAGGAACACCTGAACTATGTGCGCGGCGGCATGGCGGCCGTGGCCAACGACGTGCGCGGCACGGCCTATCGCCAGAGCCAGCTGGGCCTGGGCGACGTGCAGATGGCCGGCAAGACCGGCACGGCCCAGGTGCGCAGCTATGACGGCGTCGCCAACCGCAAGGGCGCCGGGACCATCTGGCGCCTCAAGGACCACAACCTGTTCGTGGCTTTCGCGCCTTACGATGACCCGCGCTACGCCGTGGCGGTCATCGTCGAGCACGGGGGCATGGGCGGCGCCACCGCCGGCGCCCCGCGCGCCCGCGAGGTGATGCGCGTGGCCTTGCTGAAGGATCCGGAGATCCGCGCCCGTATCGAACGCCCCGCGCCTCTGCCCGAGGCCGCGCCCGAGGACGTGATGGAAGGCGCCGCGCCCGAGGATCCCATCGAAACCCCCCAATCCGGCGCCGCGCCGACGGCCGCGCCCACCACTCCGCAGGGAGGTCCCCAATGA
- the rodA gene encoding rod shape-determining protein RodA has product MTLSGGLTRPGERDRPIIKFMEIDWTFCLVLALIAGTGALMLFSIAGASWEPWADKHLLRFGVYFIIMIILALCDLRWWFNAAYPVYVIGVLLLIAVDLVGDISLGAQRWLQIGPLRFQPSEVMKIGLVLALARFYHGLSADRARLSWWLLIPAAMIGVPFLLVAKQPDLGTAILLGATGAAIMVLAGLSWKIIAAMGAAAAVAIPPFIMFGLHDYQRNRILTFLNPEQDPSGDGYHILQSKIALGSGGLLGKGFGLGSQSQLNFLPEKQTDFIFATLAEEFGFVGCFGVLFLYGAVIFMALRIASISHSHFGRLSAAGVTATFSLYVLINGAMVMGLAPVVGVPMPMLSYGGTVMLTVMVGFGLVQSVRVHRYTEVTSGKGSLV; this is encoded by the coding sequence ATGACCCTGAGCGGCGGCCTGACCCGTCCGGGCGAACGCGATCGCCCGATCATCAAGTTCATGGAAATCGACTGGACCTTCTGTCTGGTCCTCGCCCTGATCGCCGGCACGGGCGCGCTGATGCTGTTCTCGATCGCCGGGGCGTCCTGGGAGCCCTGGGCCGACAAGCATCTGCTGCGCTTCGGCGTCTATTTCATCATCATGATCATCCTGGCGCTGTGCGACCTGCGCTGGTGGTTCAACGCGGCCTATCCGGTCTATGTGATCGGGGTGCTGCTGCTGATCGCCGTCGACCTGGTCGGCGACATCTCGCTGGGCGCGCAGCGCTGGCTGCAGATCGGACCGCTGCGCTTCCAGCCGTCCGAGGTGATGAAGATCGGTCTCGTACTGGCCCTGGCCCGCTTCTACCACGGTCTCTCGGCCGATCGGGCCAGGCTGTCGTGGTGGCTGCTGATCCCGGCGGCGATGATCGGCGTGCCGTTCCTGCTGGTGGCCAAGCAGCCCGACCTGGGCACGGCCATCCTGTTGGGCGCGACGGGCGCGGCGATCATGGTCCTGGCCGGGCTGTCGTGGAAGATCATCGCGGCCATGGGCGCGGCCGCCGCCGTGGCCATCCCGCCCTTCATCATGTTCGGGCTGCACGACTATCAGCGCAACCGGATCCTGACCTTCCTGAACCCCGAGCAGGATCCGTCCGGCGACGGCTATCACATCCTGCAGTCCAAGATCGCCCTGGGCTCGGGTGGCCTGCTGGGCAAGGGCTTCGGCCTGGGTTCGCAGAGCCAGCTGAACTTCCTGCCCGAGAAGCAGACCGACTTCATCTTCGCCACCCTGGCCGAGGAGTTCGGCTTCGTCGGCTGCTTCGGCGTGCTGTTCCTGTACGGCGCGGTGATCTTCATGGCCCTGCGCATCGCCTCGATCAGCCACAGCCACTTCGGACGCCTGTCGGCGGCGGGAGTGACGGCGACCTTCTCGCTGTACGTGCTGATCAACGGCGCCATGGTCATGGGCCTGGCCCCGGTGGTGGGCGTGCCCATGCCGATGCTGTCGTACGGCGGCACCGTCATGCTGACGGTGATGGTCGGCTTCGGCCTCGTGCAGTCCGTGCGCGTGCACCGCTACACCGAAGTGACCAGCGGCAAGGGCTCGCTGGTCTAG
- the pip gene encoding prolyl aminopeptidase: MDRNASAAAMSSVGRRGLFREVEPFSFGWMRADGPHEIYYEECGNPRGKPCVILHGGPGGAVNPTMRRFFDPAKWRMTLFDQRGCGRSRPNASLDDNTTWSLIADIERLREHLGVEKWTVFGGSWGSTLALAYAIAHPDRVDGLVLRGIFLLTERELRWFYQEGASMLFPDAWERFLAPIPEDERGDLMAAYHRRLISPDRRVQLEAAAAWSQWEGDTISLRGPEARPPKFNEEDFAIAFARIECHFFTNKGFFDQDDWILKNIDKIRHIPGWIVQGRFDVVTPLDSAWRLHKAWPEARFDIVWDAGHASTEPGVIDGLVRATEAALVR, from the coding sequence ATGGATCGTAACGCCTCCGCCGCCGCCATGAGTTCCGTCGGTCGTCGCGGCCTCTTCCGCGAGGTCGAGCCGTTCTCGTTCGGCTGGATGCGGGCCGACGGCCCGCACGAGATCTATTACGAGGAATGCGGCAACCCGCGCGGCAAGCCCTGCGTGATCCTGCACGGCGGTCCGGGCGGCGCGGTCAATCCGACTATGAGGCGGTTCTTCGACCCGGCCAAGTGGCGCATGACCCTGTTCGACCAGCGCGGCTGCGGTCGTTCACGCCCGAACGCCAGCCTCGACGACAACACCACCTGGAGCCTGATCGCGGACATCGAGCGCCTGCGCGAGCACCTGGGCGTCGAGAAATGGACCGTATTCGGCGGCTCTTGGGGCTCCACCCTGGCCCTGGCCTACGCCATCGCCCACCCCGACCGCGTCGACGGCCTGGTCCTGCGCGGCATCTTCTTGCTCACCGAACGCGAGCTGCGCTGGTTCTACCAGGAAGGCGCCTCGATGCTGTTCCCGGACGCCTGGGAGCGGTTCCTGGCTCCGATCCCGGAGGACGAGCGCGGCGACCTGATGGCCGCCTATCACCGCCGCCTGATCTCGCCCGATCGCCGTGTGCAGCTGGAGGCCGCCGCCGCCTGGAGCCAGTGGGAGGGCGACACCATCTCGCTGCGCGGTCCCGAAGCGCGTCCGCCCAAGTTCAATGAAGAGGACTTCGCGATCGCCTTCGCGCGGATCGAATGCCACTTCTTCACCAACAAGGGCTTCTTCGACCAGGACGACTGGATTCTGAAGAACATCGACAAGATCCGCCACATTCCCGGCTGGATCGTCCAGGGCCGCTTCGACGTGGTCACCCCGCTGGACAGCGCCTGGCGGCTGCACAAGGCCTGGCCCGAGGCCCGGTTCGACATCGTCTGGGACGCCGGCCACGCCTCGACCGAGCCGGGCGTCATCGACGGCCTGGTCCGGGCGACAGAGGCGGCGCTGGTGCGCTAA
- a CDS encoding low temperature requirement protein A yields MTQLPPEDYSDDELLAMLNPVQLAELDRQIGEMFGAEGVDRVEALFAMANVYSLRAAARDEVSALAMLQLAAAMRRRADAMLASRN; encoded by the coding sequence ATGACTCAGCTACCGCCCGAAGACTATTCCGACGACGAACTGCTCGCGATGCTCAATCCCGTGCAACTGGCCGAGCTGGACCGCCAGATCGGCGAGATGTTCGGGGCCGAGGGTGTCGACCGGGTCGAGGCCCTGTTCGCCATGGCCAACGTCTACAGCCTGCGCGCCGCGGCGCGCGACGAGGTCTCGGCCCTGGCCATGCTGCAGCTGGCCGCCGCCATGCGCCGCCGCGCCGACGCGATGCTGGCGTCGCGGAACTAG
- a CDS encoding alpha/beta fold hydrolase, with the protein MTAQHPKAPPLPEPQFADVNGIRLAYYEAGPRQGTPIVFCHGFPELAFSWRHQIAALAAAGRWVIAPDQRGYGLTPGPEAVEAYDMDHLTGDLVGLLDHLGVEKAIFVGHDWGGIVVWAMPLLHPDRVAGVIGLNTPFTPRLPLDPIEMFRNAYGEDMYIVHFQKPGVADAQLGADAEKTIRFFMRLPKGALGEFETRPAERRNLALQDALASYDPASDQHQFLSPQELDVFVQAFQRTGFTGGINWYRNFTRNWERAEALPRRIDGVPCLMIMAELDVVLPPAMADRMGEQIQDLEKVLIEGSGHWTQQEKPAEVNAAILDWLDRKFPL; encoded by the coding sequence ATGACGGCGCAGCATCCGAAGGCCCCGCCCCTGCCGGAGCCCCAGTTCGCGGACGTCAACGGGATCCGCCTGGCCTACTACGAGGCCGGTCCGCGCCAGGGGACGCCGATCGTCTTCTGCCACGGCTTCCCCGAACTGGCCTTTTCCTGGCGCCACCAGATCGCCGCCCTGGCCGCCGCTGGCCGCTGGGTCATCGCGCCGGACCAGCGCGGCTATGGCCTCACGCCTGGCCCCGAGGCAGTGGAAGCCTACGACATGGACCACCTGACCGGCGATCTCGTCGGCCTGCTGGACCATCTGGGCGTCGAGAAGGCGATCTTCGTCGGCCACGACTGGGGTGGCATCGTCGTCTGGGCCATGCCGCTGCTGCATCCGGATCGCGTGGCCGGTGTGATCGGCCTCAACACCCCGTTCACGCCGCGCCTGCCGCTGGACCCGATCGAGATGTTCCGCAACGCCTATGGCGAGGACATGTACATCGTCCACTTCCAGAAGCCCGGCGTCGCCGACGCCCAGCTGGGCGCCGACGCCGAGAAGACCATCCGCTTCTTCATGCGCCTGCCCAAGGGCGCCCTGGGCGAGTTCGAGACGCGGCCGGCCGAGCGCCGGAACCTGGCCCTGCAGGACGCCCTGGCCAGCTACGACCCGGCGAGCGACCAGCACCAGTTCCTGTCGCCCCAGGAGCTAGACGTCTTCGTCCAGGCCTTCCAGCGCACCGGCTTCACCGGCGGCATCAACTGGTACCGCAACTTCACGCGCAACTGGGAGAGGGCCGAGGCCCTGCCCCGGCGGATCGACGGCGTTCCGTGCCTGATGATCATGGCCGAGCTGGACGTCGTCCTGCCGCCGGCCATGGCCGATCGCATGGGCGAACAGATCCAGGACTTGGAAAAGGTGCTGATCGAGGGCAGCGGCCATTGGACCCAGCAGGAGAAGCCCGCCGAAGTGAACGCGGCGATCCTGGACTGGTTGGACCGGAAGTTCCCGCTCTAG
- a CDS encoding multidrug effflux MFS transporter produces the protein MTDVTPPPAAVPWRLVLLLGALTAFAPMSIDMYLSSLPSIGRTLNAGPDQTQATLAAFFAGMAIGQFVYGPASDRFGRRGPLLIGIGVFFAASVVCALAPNIETLIAARFVQALGGCAGPVIARAVVRDRFSHADTARVLSLMTLIMGLAPVLAPQLGGVVQFFAGWRGVFWSLVIFGALIGLWVVVSLAESRSPETEAQARGENPLRAYVALFGMRRLMGYALAGALNGAVLFTYISGAPDLVMGTYGHTPLVFNIIFAFNAVGIIGASQVNRWLLRRATPDQVLSKASIASIVAAFVLTLAAWTGWGGQWTVLPLLFAALSIYGLMGGNTMAGALSVDPRRAGSISALMGSASFGAGALASWAGGLLHDGTPKPVAGVMFACLVGSALAIFFLALPGAKKVSA, from the coding sequence ATGACCGACGTCACCCCGCCGCCCGCCGCCGTTCCATGGCGTCTCGTTCTGCTCCTGGGCGCGTTGACGGCCTTCGCGCCGATGTCGATCGACATGTACCTGTCCAGCCTGCCGTCGATCGGCCGGACCCTGAACGCGGGCCCCGATCAGACCCAGGCGACCCTGGCGGCCTTCTTCGCCGGCATGGCGATCGGCCAGTTCGTCTATGGTCCGGCGTCGGACCGCTTCGGCCGGCGTGGGCCGCTGCTGATCGGCATCGGGGTTTTCTTCGCCGCCTCGGTGGTCTGCGCCCTGGCTCCGAACATCGAGACCCTGATCGCCGCGCGCTTCGTCCAGGCATTGGGCGGTTGCGCGGGACCGGTGATCGCCCGCGCCGTCGTCCGCGACCGCTTCAGCCATGCCGACACCGCCCGAGTGCTGTCGCTGATGACGTTGATCATGGGCCTGGCCCCCGTGCTGGCCCCGCAGCTGGGCGGCGTCGTGCAATTCTTCGCCGGCTGGCGGGGCGTGTTCTGGAGCCTGGTGATCTTCGGCGCGCTGATCGGCCTGTGGGTGGTCGTCAGCTTGGCGGAATCCCGCTCGCCCGAGACCGAGGCCCAGGCCCGGGGAGAAAACCCGTTGCGGGCCTATGTGGCCCTCTTCGGCATGCGCCGGCTGATGGGCTACGCGCTTGCCGGGGCGCTGAACGGGGCGGTGCTGTTCACCTACATCTCGGGCGCGCCGGACCTGGTGATGGGGACCTATGGCCACACGCCGCTGGTCTTCAACATCATCTTCGCCTTCAACGCCGTCGGCATCATCGGGGCCAGCCAGGTCAATCGCTGGCTGTTGCGCCGCGCGACGCCGGACCAGGTGCTGAGCAAGGCCAGCATCGCCTCGATCGTGGCGGCGTTCGTGCTGACCCTCGCGGCCTGGACGGGCTGGGGCGGCCAGTGGACGGTGCTGCCGTTGCTGTTCGCGGCGCTGTCGATCTACGGCCTGATGGGCGGCAACACCATGGCCGGCGCGCTCAGCGTCGATCCGCGCCGGGCCGGCTCGATCTCCGCGCTGATGGGCTCGGCCTCATTCGGGGCGGGAGCCCTGGCGTCCTGGGCCGGCGGCCTGCTGCACGACGGCACGCCCAAGCCGGTGGCCGGCGTGATGTTCGCCTGTCTGGTCGGATCGGCGCTGGCGATCTTCTTTCTGGCCCTGCCAGGCGCGAAGAAGGTCTCCGCCTAG
- a CDS encoding DUF423 domain-containing protein: MKAWTPRIWTGLAAISGLLAVGFGAFAAHGVTEPKPVEWLTKGSHYQMVHALAVIGAVALHRIGLKGMGLVAGLFLFGTLVFSGSLYAMALGGPRILGAITPIGGLSFMIGWAVLAWRGFSWRDEAPKS, from the coding sequence ATGAAGGCCTGGACTCCCCGCATCTGGACGGGCCTGGCGGCGATCAGCGGCCTGCTGGCCGTGGGCTTCGGGGCCTTCGCCGCGCACGGGGTCACCGAGCCCAAGCCGGTCGAGTGGCTGACCAAGGGCTCGCATTACCAGATGGTCCACGCCCTGGCCGTGATTGGCGCGGTCGCCCTGCACCGGATCGGGCTCAAGGGCATGGGGCTGGTCGCCGGGCTCTTCCTGTTCGGGACCCTGGTCTTCAGCGGCTCGCTCTACGCCATGGCCCTGGGCGGGCCGCGCATCCTGGGCGCGATCACGCCGATCGGCGGGCTGTCCTTCATGATCGGCTGGGCCGTGCTGGCCTGGCGTGGGTTCAGCTGGCGCGACGAGGCCCCAAAGTCCTAG
- a CDS encoding phosphotransferase family protein has translation MSLAERLEAYLTRIWKQPVTVADLSRIPGGASRETYRFVANVGGEARPLILRRDPPGSLIETDRSLEYLALESFHALVPAPRPVAMDAEGAELERPFFIMERVEGGAVASPFTVMPYGEHARTVGEAFFDILGRIAGADPAGLPLAKAAEIPAPKDCWRIAVDHWAAVIEADEQHPQPIVRAAIRALRHRPPPPPRAVRVVHGDYRGGNFLHAPDGAILAVLDWEMVHLGDPLEDLAWAIDPLWNPFDAKTVAAMIPRDEALAIWSRASGLAVDEDALAWWSLFAAVKGQAIWTSAAKEYRDGGFKEPILAVSGWYTARRHDEILAAALLRLEDIS, from the coding sequence ATGAGCCTGGCAGAGCGCCTGGAGGCCTATCTCACCCGCATCTGGAAACAGCCGGTGACGGTCGCCGACCTCTCGCGCATCCCCGGCGGGGCCAGCCGCGAGACCTATCGCTTCGTCGCCAACGTCGGGGGCGAGGCCAGGCCCCTTATCCTGCGCCGCGACCCGCCCGGCAGCCTGATCGAGACCGACCGCAGCCTGGAATACCTGGCCCTGGAGAGCTTCCACGCCCTGGTCCCCGCGCCGCGTCCGGTGGCCATGGACGCCGAAGGGGCCGAGCTGGAGCGGCCGTTCTTCATCATGGAGCGGGTCGAAGGCGGGGCGGTGGCCTCGCCGTTCACGGTCATGCCGTATGGCGAGCACGCGCGAACCGTCGGCGAGGCCTTCTTCGACATCCTGGGGCGGATCGCCGGTGCGGATCCCGCCGGCCTGCCGCTAGCCAAGGCGGCCGAGATCCCCGCGCCGAAGGACTGCTGGCGCATCGCGGTCGATCACTGGGCCGCCGTCATCGAGGCCGACGAGCAGCATCCGCAGCCGATCGTGCGCGCCGCCATCCGGGCCCTGCGCCACCGCCCGCCGCCGCCGCCTCGCGCGGTGCGGGTGGTGCATGGCGACTATCGCGGCGGCAACTTCCTGCATGCGCCGGACGGCGCGATCCTGGCGGTGCTGGACTGGGAGATGGTCCACCTGGGCGATCCGCTGGAGGACCTGGCCTGGGCCATTGATCCGCTGTGGAACCCCTTCGATGCGAAGACCGTCGCCGCGATGATCCCGCGCGACGAGGCCCTGGCGATCTGGTCGCGGGCCAGCGGCTTGGCGGTCGACGAGGACGCCCTGGCCTGGTGGTCGCTGTTCGCGGCGGTGAAGGGTCAGGCCATCTGGACCTCGGCGGCCAAGGAATATCGCGACGGCGGCTTCAAGGAGCCGATCCTGGCGGTCTCGGGCTGGTACACCGCCCGGCGGCACGACGAGATCCTGGCCGCCGCCCTGCTGCGCCTGGAGGACATATCATGA
- a CDS encoding TerC family protein, whose translation MFDALTANFAGLQGPLTALLQVLMIDLVLAGDNAVAVGLAAGGLPAKDRKKVILYGLGAAVVLRISFALITTWLLGVIGLLLAGGFLLLWVCWKMWRELREQAAHADAMATIDDDPTTEPRTRQPKSFKTAFIQVLIADVSMSLDNVLAVAGAAREHPGILVFGLLLSIALMGLAASAIANLLHKHRWIGFVGLAIVLYVALHMIWEGHRSVVMDLHQTAAYNAAAPAPLDIQPDEIAKHNKHK comes from the coding sequence ATGTTCGACGCTCTGACCGCCAACTTCGCCGGCCTGCAAGGTCCGCTGACGGCCCTGCTGCAAGTCCTGATGATCGACCTGGTCCTGGCGGGCGACAACGCCGTCGCCGTGGGACTGGCCGCCGGCGGCCTGCCGGCCAAGGACCGCAAGAAGGTCATCCTGTACGGCCTGGGCGCGGCGGTCGTGTTGCGCATCAGCTTCGCCCTGATCACCACCTGGCTGCTGGGCGTCATCGGCTTGCTGCTGGCCGGCGGCTTCCTGCTGCTGTGGGTGTGCTGGAAGATGTGGCGCGAGCTGCGTGAACAGGCGGCCCACGCCGACGCCATGGCCACGATCGACGACGATCCGACGACTGAGCCGCGGACGCGCCAGCCCAAGAGCTTCAAGACGGCCTTCATCCAGGTGCTGATCGCCGACGTCTCGATGTCGCTGGACAACGTCCTGGCCGTGGCCGGCGCCGCCCGCGAGCATCCGGGCATCCTGGTCTTCGGCCTGCTGCTGTCGATCGCCCTGATGGGTCTGGCCGCCAGCGCCATCGCCAACCTGCTGCACAAGCACCGCTGGATCGGCTTCGTGGGCCTGGCGATCGTGCTCTACGTCGCCCTGCACATGATCTGGGAAGGCCATCGCAGCGTGGTGATGGACCTGCACCAGACGGCCGCCTACAACGCCGCCGCCCCGGCCCCGCTGGATATCCAGCCGGACGAGATCGCCAAGCACAACAAGCACAAGTAG
- the rlmB gene encoding 23S rRNA (guanosine(2251)-2'-O)-methyltransferase RlmB, whose translation MSSHSERNDRKRPSAQGRDFRSKPRKQNDFSRGQGDAKDWIWGIHAVEAALSNPHRPAPKRLLATPDRAKRLSPDLQKLTCLQVIEGQEIAKQLPQGAVHQGLALKIDEPEALSIAELAAPAEGLLVMLDQITDPQNIGAIFRSAAAFGAKGIILQDRHAPVLSGVLAKTAVGAVDKVAHARVVNLSRALEELADMGWRAVALAGEAEQSLEEVLDHQPTVLVLGSEGEGVRRLVAEHCDALGKIPMPGGFESLNVSAAAAVALYEASRVRLRESSGS comes from the coding sequence GTGTCCTCTCATTCCGAACGCAACGACCGGAAACGCCCTTCTGCACAAGGACGCGATTTTCGTTCCAAGCCCCGGAAACAGAACGACTTTTCGCGTGGCCAGGGCGACGCAAAGGACTGGATCTGGGGGATTCACGCCGTCGAGGCGGCCCTTTCCAACCCGCATCGACCGGCCCCGAAGCGCCTTCTGGCCACCCCGGACCGGGCCAAGCGACTCAGCCCCGATCTTCAGAAACTGACCTGCCTGCAGGTGATCGAAGGCCAGGAGATCGCCAAGCAGCTGCCGCAGGGCGCCGTGCATCAGGGCCTGGCCCTGAAGATCGACGAGCCCGAGGCGCTGTCGATCGCCGAGTTGGCCGCTCCGGCCGAAGGTCTGCTGGTGATGCTGGACCAGATCACCGACCCGCAGAACATCGGCGCCATCTTCCGCTCGGCCGCCGCGTTCGGCGCCAAGGGGATCATCCTGCAGGATCGCCATGCGCCGGTGCTGTCGGGCGTGCTGGCCAAGACCGCCGTCGGCGCGGTCGACAAGGTCGCCCACGCACGCGTGGTCAACCTGTCCCGCGCGCTGGAGGAGCTGGCCGACATGGGCTGGCGCGCCGTGGCCCTGGCCGGCGAGGCCGAGCAGAGCCTCGAGGAGGTCCTCGACCACCAGCCCACCGTGCTGGTCCTGGGCTCGGAGGGCGAAGGCGTCCGCCGCCTGGTCGCCGAGCACTGCGACGCCCTGGGCAAGATCCCGATGCCGGGCGGCTTCGAGAGCCTGAACGTCTCGGCGGCCGCCGCGGTCGCGCTGTACGAGGCCTCGCGGGTTCGCCTTCGGGAAAGCTCGGGATCGTGA